One window of the Marinilactibacillus sp. Marseille-P9653 genome contains the following:
- a CDS encoding sigma-54-dependent transcriptional regulator has product MMKRKERILEYVLEQTKGYTKNELELKQGVTTQQLSESLDILRSNVSKDLNELVREGQLYKIEGRPVKYIDIKLMRHKPLTKYVSSYKENKQPTTVSETGIHNFSFSSEEDIFETTIGANGSMKNAVEQAKAAVLYPPKGLNTLITGPTGSGKTFFAHAMFRFAQANGMVDASKELIVFNCADYAHNPELLMSHLFGYSKGAFTGAVADKEGLIQQADGSMLFLDEIHRLPPEGQEMIFYFMDHGTYSRMGETGKARGAEVRIVSATTEDPGSTLLDTFMRRIPINIHLPSFKHRPANEQIDLVKLMAGIEANRIQRRISLTEDVIKALIASVGYGNVGQLKSNIQLVCARGFMHQMHKDEVNLTVIDLPDGIKSGLVQLSSDRKGQTELSKFLEPVITVSPNESFVKMKTDAYELPYNLYDIIGDKAALLKAEGLDQESINHYISTDINVHLKSYYRNHGFSFNTESKLAEFVNVEVIQLTRTLYDLVKKRLGPEFQQNFIYAMSLHISSFLKKIYLGEERSINHNIKEMAIDFPEEYEVAKEIREIISEELSVSIPDNEIYYLTVLLVSLKDEQAKGKVGIVVATHGQSTASSMASVVEELLDIEKLLAIDMPLDMPPQTAYERVKQAVTEVDEGNGVLLLVDMGSLFTFGDKLTEETGVAVKTIDMVSTAVVLEAVRKASLVDTDLNTLYDSLKIFRGYVDTVKTKPIEFDLTKIKPQVILAVCASGEGTAQKIKELVEGAIDQNFEIDLSVVACSVAELKERKEDLKKDYSIIATTGIMNPKLDAPFIPLEQFIEQDVAVVLNDLVSKNNHAYLRPELDEDSARRLCQNFIEESFTFINPAKVIDPLWSFAQEFYTLSNEEKDQYAFNINLIMHLAGVLERSVLNEALTIDIDADEIQQHELYPPVKNSVGKLEQQLNVNISLSEYYYLYHYIESHLNTEKDNQIDEIFED; this is encoded by the coding sequence ATTATGAAAAGAAAAGAGCGTATACTGGAATATGTTTTAGAACAAACTAAAGGATACACTAAGAATGAACTGGAGTTAAAACAAGGTGTAACCACTCAGCAACTTTCAGAGTCATTGGATATCTTGCGGAGCAATGTCTCAAAAGATCTGAATGAACTAGTTCGAGAAGGTCAATTGTATAAAATTGAAGGACGGCCTGTAAAGTACATTGATATTAAACTTATGAGGCACAAACCACTTACAAAATATGTCTCTAGTTATAAGGAAAACAAACAACCTACAACTGTATCAGAAACAGGCATCCATAATTTTTCTTTCTCATCAGAAGAAGATATTTTTGAAACAACGATTGGTGCAAACGGGAGTATGAAGAATGCTGTAGAGCAAGCCAAAGCAGCTGTACTTTACCCACCCAAAGGATTAAATACACTGATAACAGGCCCTACTGGCTCAGGTAAAACTTTTTTTGCGCATGCAATGTTCCGGTTTGCCCAAGCAAATGGAATGGTTGACGCTTCTAAAGAGCTCATTGTATTTAACTGTGCGGATTATGCACATAATCCTGAATTATTGATGAGTCATTTATTTGGTTATTCAAAAGGTGCCTTTACAGGTGCTGTGGCAGATAAGGAAGGTTTGATTCAACAAGCTGACGGAAGTATGCTTTTCTTAGATGAAATCCATAGACTTCCACCTGAAGGTCAGGAAATGATTTTTTATTTCATGGATCATGGTACGTATAGCCGGATGGGTGAAACCGGTAAAGCTAGGGGGGCAGAGGTCAGAATTGTCAGTGCGACAACAGAAGATCCTGGATCAACTTTACTGGACACTTTCATGAGAAGGATCCCCATAAATATTCATCTTCCATCATTCAAGCATCGACCGGCTAACGAACAAATCGACTTAGTAAAACTCATGGCTGGAATTGAAGCAAATCGTATTCAAAGAAGAATTAGTTTGACAGAAGATGTGATAAAAGCGCTGATTGCAAGTGTTGGCTACGGAAATGTTGGACAGTTGAAATCTAATATTCAATTAGTGTGTGCTCGAGGGTTCATGCATCAAATGCATAAGGATGAAGTGAACTTAACGGTAATTGACTTACCAGATGGAATTAAATCTGGTTTAGTGCAGTTATCTTCAGATCGTAAAGGACAAACGGAATTATCGAAGTTTTTAGAACCAGTCATCACAGTTTCTCCAAATGAATCCTTTGTTAAGATGAAGACGGATGCGTATGAATTGCCATACAACCTTTATGACATTATCGGTGACAAAGCGGCGCTTTTGAAAGCGGAAGGATTAGATCAGGAATCCATCAACCATTACATTTCAACAGATATTAATGTTCACTTAAAGTCGTATTATCGAAATCACGGGTTTTCATTTAACACGGAATCTAAATTAGCTGAATTTGTAAACGTAGAAGTGATTCAACTGACTCGAACACTTTATGATCTGGTTAAAAAAAGATTGGGTCCTGAATTTCAGCAGAATTTCATCTATGCCATGAGCTTGCATATTAGTTCTTTTCTTAAAAAGATCTATCTAGGAGAAGAGCGCAGTATTAATCACAATATTAAAGAGATGGCCATTGATTTTCCAGAAGAATATGAGGTAGCTAAAGAAATCCGAGAAATCATTTCAGAAGAACTCTCAGTTTCTATTCCAGATAATGAAATTTACTATTTAACCGTCTTGTTGGTTTCTTTGAAAGACGAGCAAGCTAAAGGAAAAGTCGGAATTGTTGTAGCAACACACGGTCAGTCTACTGCGAGTAGTATGGCAAGCGTTGTTGAAGAGTTACTGGATATCGAAAAGTTACTCGCGATTGATATGCCCTTGGATATGCCTCCTCAGACAGCTTATGAGCGAGTAAAGCAGGCTGTAACAGAAGTAGATGAGGGTAATGGTGTATTACTACTAGTGGATATGGGGTCCTTGTTTACTTTCGGAGATAAATTAACTGAAGAAACAGGTGTCGCCGTCAAAACAATAGACATGGTCTCAACAGCTGTTGTTTTAGAAGCGGTTAGGAAAGCTTCATTGGTGGACACAGATTTGAATACACTGTATGATTCTTTGAAAATATTTAGAGGATATGTAGATACAGTTAAAACGAAGCCAATTGAGTTTGATTTGACAAAAATAAAACCTCAAGTCATTCTTGCGGTTTGTGCGAGTGGAGAAGGAACAGCTCAGAAAATCAAAGAGCTTGTAGAAGGGGCGATTGACCAGAACTTTGAAATTGACTTATCTGTTGTAGCTTGTTCTGTAGCAGAGCTGAAGGAACGAAAAGAAGATTTGAAGAAAGATTACTCTATTATTGCGACTACCGGAATCATGAATCCTAAGCTAGATGCGCCATTCATTCCACTAGAACAATTCATTGAACAAGATGTAGCGGTTGTTTTAAATGATCTTGTTTCTAAAAACAATCATGCTTACCTTAGGCCAGAACTAGACGAAGATAGCGCTAGAAGATTATGCCAAAACTTCATTGAAGAAAGTTTCACTTTCATTAATCCGGCGAAAGTTATTGACCCACTCTGGTCATTCGCTCAAGAGTTTTACACACTGTCTAATGAAGAAAAAGATCAATACGCTTTCAATATCAACTTGATTATGCACTTAGCCGGTGTTTTGGAGCGATCGGTCCTAAATGAAGCACTGACGATTGACATAGACGCAGATGAGATACAGCAGCATGAGCTCTATCCGCCTGTAAAAAATAGTGTTGGGAAGCTTGAACAACAATTGAACGTAAATATCAGTCTTAGTGAATACTATTATCTGTATCATTACATTGAAAGTCATTTAAATACTGAAAAAGACAATCAGATTGATGAAATATTTGAAGATTAA
- a CDS encoding mannose/fructose/sorbose PTS transporter subunit IIB has product MDVRLARIDDRLVHGQVVTTWTRITGISRILVVSDEVASSELRKFLLKQAAPPEVKTNVMTVEKLIEVSDHILLENVKVMLLFTNPTDVAKLVKAGINLDTVNIGGMKFSQGKKMITNFISVDDQDIEAFKFLNLQGIELEIRKVPSDRKQNLIEVLKKVD; this is encoded by the coding sequence ATGGATGTCAGATTAGCCCGAATCGATGATCGGTTGGTTCATGGACAAGTTGTAACTACCTGGACCAGAATAACAGGTATCAGCAGAATTCTTGTCGTCAGCGACGAAGTGGCTAGTAGTGAGTTGAGAAAGTTTCTTCTCAAACAAGCCGCACCACCTGAAGTGAAAACGAATGTTATGACAGTTGAAAAGCTCATCGAAGTATCGGATCATATCTTATTAGAAAATGTAAAAGTGATGCTCTTATTTACAAATCCGACAGATGTAGCAAAATTAGTTAAAGCTGGCATCAATCTTGACACAGTCAATATTGGTGGAATGAAGTTTTCACAAGGCAAGAAGATGATTACCAACTTTATCTCAGTTGACGATCAGGATATTGAAGCGTTCAAGTTTTTGAATCTGCAAGGAATTGAGCTGGAAATCAGAAAAGTTCCTAGTGATCGTAAACAGAATTTAATTGAAGTTCTGAAGAAAGTAGATTGA